Proteins from one Malaya genurostris strain Urasoe2022 chromosome 2, Malgen_1.1, whole genome shotgun sequence genomic window:
- the LOC131429195 gene encoding zinc finger protein 853 — MGNLDWGKDFKFIKFVTDRRTPENATNNGFFIVSFQVCNFLYSSISSIFIAPGCHRITDLMTMADGSYDPMGHIQTGRQHPHSHHPAHHHYGSSTGGGGGGGGGGVGSWKLEQLHQLHQRYQLHQQQLQQQQQQHSQQPSPSSLENNNNLPAAANHNLFRSEQKKHKRKRLSAVLDKLHHNGSTVNHNNNNVGEGSYKIKRSASRSSAEDSTEDVFPYSASPRISVSPLRLNESDENNMNQVQIKQEPQQYLYKQLQYMNPLALFNYFPQQTKLLYQEIARQRSHSDSDLQQLPQKLPETAPAAPPEPQEPQEYPLDLSMKTKLLHTSPSLESVIKQEPKLTYTPPPQPLPSIVKGDVASNNTKKSAAACYNLNVSPVVEEMPPGSDVAYMCPVCGQLFSLQDRLAKHMASRHKSRSSSTDITKSYICEVCQRSFARSDMLTRHMRLHTGVKPYSCKVCGQIFSRSDHLSTHQRTHTGEKPYKCPQCPYAACRRDMITRHMRTHTRYDAQRGGSSGGSPVESPSSMDQKPLLLPMVNFNSVPGNVVNARALKKEAAFATSPGNYVIETKTES; from the coding sequence ATCATCAATTTTCATTGCTCCGGGTTGCCACAGAATCACTGACCTAATGACTATGGCGGATGGTAGCTATGACCCAATGGGACACATCCAGACGGGTCGGCAGCATCCTCACTCGCATCATCCGGCTCACCATCATTATGGTAGCAGCACAGGCGGCGGTGGTGGTGGCGGCGGAGGAGGTGTTGGCAGCTGGAAACTTGAGCAGCTACACCAGCTTCACCAACGCTACCAGCTACATCAGCAGCAActgcaacaacagcaacagcagcacagTCAGCAACCATCACCTTCCAGCTTAGAGAACAACAATAACCTTCCGGCGGCAGCCAATCACAACCTGTTCCGCTCGGAACAGAAAAAACACAAACGGAAGCGACTGTCGGCAGTGCTGGACAAGCTTCATCACAACGGATCGACGGTGAATCACAATAACAATAACGTAGGAGAAGGAAGCTACAAAATCAAGCGTTCCGCGTCCCGGTCGAGCGCTGAGGACTCGACTGAAGATGTTTTTCCGTACTCGGCTAGCCCTCGGATTAGTGTTAGCCCACTACGTCTCAATGAGTCTGACGAAAACAATATGAATCAGGTACAAATAAAACAAGAACCTCAACAGTATCTGTACAAACAGCTGCAGTACATGAATCCGCTCGCATTGTTCAACTACTTTCCACAGCAGACCAAACTCCTGTATCAGGAGATTGCACGGCAACGGAGTCACTCAGACTCCGATTTACAACAGCTTCCGCAAAAGCTCCCGGAAACTGCTCCAGCAGCTCCACCGGAGCCACAAGAACCCCAGGAGTACCCCCTGGATTTGTCCATGAAGACGAAGCTGTTGCACACTTCACCTAGTCTAGAGTCTGTGATCAAGCAGGAACCTAAGCTGACTTACACACCTCCTCCACAGCCGCTGCCATCAATCGTGAAAGGTGATGTGGCGTCCAACAACACCAAAAAGTCTGCGGCAGCCTGTTATAACCTCAATGTGTCACCCGTGGTGGAAGAAATGCCACCTGGCTCGGACGTCGCGTACATGTGTCCAGTGTGCGGACAACTGTTCTCCCTTCAGGATCGTTTGGCAAAGCATATGGCTTCCCGACACAAAAGCCGTTCCAGCTCCACAGACATCACCAAATCCTATATTTGCGAAGTATGCCAACGATCGTTCGCCCGTTCCGATATGTTGACGCGTCACATGCGTCTACATACCGGCGTCAAACCGTACTCGTGCAAAGTATGTGGTCAAATCTTTTCCCGCTCAGATCATCTGTCGACTCATCAACGGACGCACACAGGCGAGAAACCTTACAAATGTCCCCAGTGCCCGTATGCGGCCTGTCGGCGGGACATGATTACTCGTCACATGCGAACTCACACACGCTACGATGCTCAACGCGGTGGAAGTTCCGGTGGATCTCCCGTGGAAAGCCCGTCTTCGATGGATCAGAAGCCACTTCTGCTGCCAATGGTGAATTTCAACTCGGTACCCGGAAATGTCGTCAACGCACGAGCTCTCAAAAAGGAAGCTGCCTTTGCCACCAGCCCAGGCAACTACGTTATCGAAACAAAGACTGAATCCTAG